The Bacteroidota bacterium genomic sequence AAATTGGACGGTAGGCCAACTCCTTTCAACATACAGCAAAACCCACACCTCCTCAGTCGACCTATTGCTTTTCAACCGACATTAATTGTTGATGGTACGCTTCAATTCTCGCGTGTGCATTGGTATCTACCAATAAAATAGCCACCATCATTGCAATGGTTACAATGCCGATGGCGCGCCAGATTGGCTTGTCGACAAATACGATCAGCAATGCAGCGGCTACAATAATAAAGGGAATGACTTTAAATACGATGTTTTGGTATTCTTGCATCGTTTTCTCCGCTCGCACTATTTCTGATTGCACAAACGCTGTTGCATCGTGCGCATAGGCTCCTGGAAAATTGGCGAGCCTTGATTTGTTGGAGTAAATCAGCCCTATGCCGATAACCAGCAGTAACGCGCCGGCTACCAATGTCGGCACAGTAAATACCTTCGCTACCTCGGTTTTACCCCATTGCCAGAACCCAAGGCTGCCCAACAAAAAGAGGATGCCAAAAAGGATGAAAAACGCTGACGAAAACACTTCAGCTTTTGCCCAATCGGTTGCTATTTTGAGAATGTCCATACCATCATTTTTTTGTTTATCTCGACGCGCTGGCTCATAAATTCCATTTAAAGCCGGTCTCCTTTTCTGATAACGCCCACAGCTTTTCTGCTACAGGTTTATCCTTCGCGTGTGGCTCCAAGTTACACTCGCCAACCGGACCTGTCCAATAGCCGCGTCCTGTAGGGCCGTAAAACCCTTTTTGGTCCAGGTCTGGTTCTGTAGCACACATCAACTCAGGGTAAGCGCCTTTCTCTGCGGATTGCACAAATGGAGACAGCGTCATCAGATACCAAACAAACCGCATCATTAAACTACCACTTGTTGTAATCAACGAGGTGGACGAGGCGCCTGGGTGGCAGGCGTATACCTGCACATCGTTCTTACCGGCTTTTTTCAATCTATCCTGCAATTCATAAACCGCCATGATCTGCGCCAATTTACTCTGGCTGTAGACATTATTGGCGTGGTAGTTCTTGTCCCAGTTTATATCATCGAACTGGATGGTTTTTATGCCCAGGTTATACCCCATACTACCCACAACCACAATGCGGCCTTTCGATTCTTCCAGCCGTGGGTGGAGCAACCCTTGTAGCAGGAAATGGCCGTAGTGGTTCACGCCTAGCTGGCTTTCAAAACCGTCAACGGTGAACTGCTGCTTGGGCACCTGGGCAATGGCGGCGTTACAGATAAGCGCATCAATGCGAGGCAGCGTCTTAAGGACCTCATCCGCCGCTTTTCGCACAGAAGCCTGTTCCGCCAGGTCCATTTGTATAAACAACACATCTGCATCACTGCCAAGCTCCTGTTTTAACGCCGCGATGGCGTCAGCTGATTTTTTAGGATTACGGTTCAGCATCACTACTTTTGCCCCTTTGGACAACAGTATCTTCGACGCTTCGAATCCTGTTCCACTGTTAGCACCCGTGATGAGGTAGGTCTTCCCCTCAAGGGAGCTTATGCGCTCCGGGGTCCAGCCCTTGGATCCAAATCTATTTGTGATAGCCATGTTTTACGTCTTTTTTTGCACGTTGATGATCTGTTCAACAACTTCTGCGTCTCTGCCAGTCCAACAATCTCCTGACCGGAAGTAACGATAACTCTCACAGCCGCGTAAAACCAGACTAAATAGTCGCTAAAACATGCCTAATTGTATCGCATCTATTGTGATGCGTGATTTACCGGGGTATCTTTGTTGTATGAGCCAACATCAAATAAAGACCCTCATCGAGAACAACGCCTCCGAAGAGGGCATGATAGAAACCGGGATAACGGGGGTGCAACTCTTCCGCGTTACCGAGTCGATGCGCTGTGCCCCTGCTGTCTACGAGCCTTCTGTAGTAGCTATTGTGAGCGGGACCAAGGAAGCCATATTGAATGGCAAGTCTTATAAATACGACAGCAGTCAATACATGTGCTGCACCATGTCGATGCCAGTAGAAGCCGGCACGCCCGCTGCTTCGCCAGACAACCCGTTGCTCGGCGTGTACATCGCGCTGGATACGCGCATGATGACTGACCTGGCAATTGAGATGGAAAGCGCAGCAGGGGCCATTCGAACGCCCAAGGGTGGCCCCCTCCCACCCGGGATTGCACTTGCTCCGTGGGATCATGCATTTTCTGGGGCGCTGTTGCGGCTCCTACAATTGGCAGATAGTCCGGCCGATGCAGCCGTACTCGGGAGCAGCCGGCTCCGGGAAGTCTACTACGCCATTTTGAAGGGCAGCGCTGGCGATTCCGCCAGGCGCGCCTTTGGCGTGGGCAATGAAATTGCGCGAGCCATTGCGTATTTGTCAGCCCGCCTCGAAGAGGCAGTCACCATCGAAGACATGGCTGAGCAAATAGGCATGAGCCGTGCCGTGCTGCACCGCAAGTTCAAGCAGGCCACCTCGATGTCACCCATTCAGTTTGTGAAGTCAATGCGGCTCAACAAAGCGGCCATGCGAATTGCCGGAGGCATGAACGTGAACGAAGCAGCCATGGAAGTGGGCTACGTGAGTTCCTCTCAATTCAGCCGGGAATTTAAACGGATGTACGGCCAATCGCCAAGGCAATGGAGCCAGGCAAGGCAACTGCCGGCAGGAATGGCCTAAGGCAATATGATCGGTCTAGGACGCATCCTGTATTTTTTGAATCAGCACGCTGATTTCCGTGGTTCTTTGCATGAGCGGCGCTTGTCTGTCCTCAATTCTACCCATCCGCCAGTAGTGCAATGCAAGCAGATTGGCAAACTCCAACTCATGCAAAACAGGCCTGGGATCAACGGCTTTTCTGGCCTTGTAATACTGGGGATTGTCAGGGTTCAGGTAGTATTCGAATTCTTCCCACGACATCCACTTAGCCGTGTAAGGATAGTATTGCGTTGAAAACTCTCGAGACCATTCATCTTCCTCGCGGCCCAATTCTTTAAGCGCTGTTGTCCACCGGCCAATGGCTCGCCTCAGGTCAGCATCCGAAATCAGCCTCAAATTACCCGAGCTTCTTAATTCATCAATCACGTCAGTTTGTACAGGGCATCTAACCACGGCACCGACACTACCAAGTAACCATGTTGCACTTTCTATCGCCAGATTTGAATAGTCTGCCCCTGTCAGGGTCCTTAGCGAATCTGCAGCGCGAACAAGATTACCTAGCTCAGCTTGACAGCCGCTGACGATTTGCGCATTCGCTGTCATCTCGTCGAGCACAGTTACAAGAATGTCCGCGGCCTCTTGTTGCGTTTGCCGTTCTATATTCCAGTTGTTGACCTGTAAAGCGATGAGGATGCCCAAAACCACTAGAATGATCTCACCAAACGCGTAAACCAGATATTTCCTGAGTTCTCCTTCCTGAAGGAGTTTTTTGCGTAGCTTCCGAAAGAATCCAATCATATAACAGCAGCCTGGGTTTGTCTAGCCACAGCAAAGTAGTGAGAGAAAGGAAATTATTCCCTATCGTGTATCTGATAATTCAAAAAACTTTTCAGTAAGAAGGCTATGGTCCCTCTCAGAGAACGCCCCAAGGGTACCGGCGCTTATCCTTGCCCAAACTGCCGGCATCTCATCTCGCCCGAAAATCATACCTGCTTCAACTGCCAGGAAGAAAGGAAAACGCAGCGTGCGCTCATGATAAAACAGTTGACCTCGGGCGGTCGTCCCTTCTTTATTATAGCATTTTTGGTAGC encodes the following:
- a CDS encoding SDR family oxidoreductase, with translation MAITNRFGSKGWTPERISSLEGKTYLITGANSGTGFEASKILLSKGAKVVMLNRNPKKSADAIAALKQELGSDADVLFIQMDLAEQASVRKAADEVLKTLPRIDALICNAAIAQVPKQQFTVDGFESQLGVNHYGHFLLQGLLHPRLEESKGRIVVVGSMGYNLGIKTIQFDDINWDKNYHANNVYSQSKLAQIMAVYELQDRLKKAGKNDVQVYACHPGASSTSLITTSGSLMMRFVWYLMTLSPFVQSAEKGAYPELMCATEPDLDQKGFYGPTGRGYWTGPVGECNLEPHAKDKPVAEKLWALSEKETGFKWNL
- a CDS encoding AraC family transcriptional regulator, whose product is MSQHQIKTLIENNASEEGMIETGITGVQLFRVTESMRCAPAVYEPSVVAIVSGTKEAILNGKSYKYDSSQYMCCTMSMPVEAGTPAASPDNPLLGVYIALDTRMMTDLAIEMESAAGAIRTPKGGPLPPGIALAPWDHAFSGALLRLLQLADSPADAAVLGSSRLREVYYAILKGSAGDSARRAFGVGNEIARAIAYLSARLEEAVTIEDMAEQIGMSRAVLHRKFKQATSMSPIQFVKSMRLNKAAMRIAGGMNVNEAAMEVGYVSSSQFSREFKRMYGQSPRQWSQARQLPAGMA